One Phyllopteryx taeniolatus isolate TA_2022b chromosome 12, UOR_Ptae_1.2, whole genome shotgun sequence genomic window, acaaaaataaattcagattTCCATTTGTTAATTTTCTATAGATTTTTTAATGTAGTATAACTttttcagtttcaagttatttcagtgaccgtttgtgagtttttctttttttgtggctgtGTGTATATTCATTCACTCCCAATCCCTGCAGGACTTTGAACGCGAGAAACATGCCCACAGTGTGCTTCAGTTCCAGTTTATTGAAATGAAAGATACACTGAAACAAAGCGAGGAGCTTCTAAATGTGAGTATTTACTTGACAGTGTGAATGAATGTCTGTCCCTGAAAGCAGAGGCAGGTGCCCCGACACGCATGCTAGGATTTCACTTCACGCAGATTttcctttcacacacaaaatatatctttgctttctttttccTTTGCTTTTATTCCAACTGTCTTCTCTTTTGCCGCTGTAGGAGATCCGTCAGTTGCGTATGAAACAGGAGGGTTTTGCTAGGGAGATATCTGATCTACAAGAGACAGTGGAGTGGAAGGATAAGAAAATTGGGGTACGACCCACTTCTGCAGCTTTTGTGTTTTCATCATCGACTTCGGCCAGCATGAAACTGACCTTACTGTTCTTACTTTCTCTTCTAACTCTCGCAAAACGTTTTGCTCTCCTCTCCATTCTGCAATGTAAATCTGCTCAGGCTTTAGAGCGACAAAAAGAATACACAGATGCAATCCGAACTGAGCGAGACGAACTCAGAGAAGAGGTGGTGAAGCTCAAAGATATTCTCAAGGTACACTGTTTGCTAAAGATGTCAAACTTAGTGGAGTCTATGGCAAGGTGCCAAACTTTGTCACCATGCTCTACCCAcagaagaaaaacatatttttttttcagctcatTGCCATTCATGACTTTAGTTATTTATATacatggttcaaatttggtagcgaTCAGAAAAACTCCGGGACAAGTTAGTTTTTGAAGGACTCCTTGAAATGGCCGCTTCAtaccaaaatggcagatttcctGTTCATCTCACGGCATGGGTTCTTCAGACGTTTGTCGGTTGACTCATAatggacatgcctaccaaaATTCATATTGGGATTGGAGGTCTCACCAAGGTGATTTATCTCGGgaagaaggaaagaagaaatTTCATGAGAACGCAGGAAATTGGGTGGGCATGTCTTATCACAGGATAAATGTAAAAGTCTCAAGTACCCTTGCCAgatattgaacaggaagttatacattttgattttgatgcaGCCATTTTGAGCGAATTCTAGTGCTCGTACTTTGACCAACTCGTGCGAGAAAATTTGGCTGAACAAATCCCACTCAGGAGCAGGTATTTTAGCTGGGAGATGTTagttgtcaatttttttttcccaagccaTCTTATGTGGGTGGGAGCATGTCGTCAAAGTTTCATGATCTTTTCAAAGATTTGCCATGAAAAGGCGGTATATATGCTTGCTTACATTTGTAGTAGTACTGAAGTACTTTTGCACCTAAACTTAAAATTTAccttactatttttttatttttcagaatgACTTATATGAATTAGTTATATGTAAAATTAAGACTCagaatagtttttgttttgtccagaAACACGGAATAGTACTGGGACCTGATCTGAGCATCAATGGCGATGCCGGTGAGACAGAAACAGACGTCACCACCAGTGGAGACACCGCTCCCCAACCGACTCAGGGTTCGCCGACTTCTCCACCGGAGGGGAACAACATGCTCGGTAAAATGCACTTGGGAACAAAGCATGTTTTCTCTTTTGCATGGCTTTGCACCAAACCAACTGAAGATTTTCAGTTTCAAATGTACACTACGAGTACCGTAATTCCTTGTGTATAATACACTCTTGAGTATGATACCCAAATTCGCACTTCCGCAGCTGGCTTTTCCTTCTACCTACGTATAATACACATCAGAGAATTGCTGTTATGGTATCTGTCGCATATTGTCAGATGCCGTACTGGTACAAGAGTTACGGCAGTGTTACAAAAGGTGTGTTTAGTAAATATGGACATGTCTagtaagcatccatccatccatccatttccaatgCCGCGTATACTGTTCTGCAGTTGAAATCAAAGCCCCATTGGCACACAGTTGTGATACTCAAACATTATTGGACACAACAGTGGCGACGAAGATACACTTTCACTTTGCGCTGCTCCTCTCTTTCCTCGACCTCACTGGTGAGCCGCCAGTTCCATGGTTCTGTTGGCAGTGTTGGCAAAGTACATTTTCTACGCGagctagttcaaagttcaattcacaaattttaaaatgaactcGTTGACTTCgtaattttcaacattttgaactaagttcactttccaaaaacaaacatatatatatatatatatatatatatatatatatatacatatatatatatatatatatatatacacatatacatatatatatatatatatatatatatatatatatatacatacatacatatatccatccatccattttctgagctgggataggctccagcacgcccgcgaccctagtgaggagaagcggctcagaaaatggattgatggatatatgtatgtgtgtatgtgtatgtgtatatatatatgtatatgtatatatatatatatatatatatatatatatatatatatatatatatatacatgtgtatatatatatatgtatatgtatgcatatgtatatatatgtatgtatatatatgtatatgtatatatatatgtatatgtatatatatatatatatgtatatatatatatatatgtatatatatatgtgtatatatatatatgtatatatatatatatatatgtatatatatatatgtatatatatatatttatatgtatatatatatatatatatgtatatatatgtatatgtatatatatatatatatatatgtatatgtatatatatatatatatatatgtatatgtatatatatgtatatatatgtatatgtatatatatatgtatgtatatgtatgtgtgtatgtatatatatgtacatgtatatatatacatgtatatatatatatgtacatgtatatatatacatgtatatatatatatgtacatgtatatatatatatgtatatatatatgtatatgtatatatatatatatatacatatatatatgtgtatatatatatatatatatatatgtatatgtatatatacatatatatatgtgtatatatatatatatatatgtatatgtgtatatatacatatatatatatgtatatatatatatatgtatatgtgtatatatatatatatatatatatgtatatatatatatatatatatatatatgtatatgtgtatatatatatgtatatatatatgtatatatatatatatatatatatatatgtatatgtatatatatatatatatatatatatatatgtatatgtatatatacatatatatgtatatatatatatatgtatatatacatatatatatatgtatatgtatatatgtttatatatatatatgtatatgtatatatacatatatatatatgtatatgtatatatatacatatatatatatatatacatatatatatatatacatatatatatatacatatatatatatatatatatatatgtatatatatatatacatatatatatgtatatatgtatatatatatatatacatatatatatgtatgtatatatgtatatatatatatacatatatatatgtatatatatatatatatacatatatgtatgtgtgtatatatgtatatgtgtatatatatatgtatatatatgtatatgtgtatatatatatgtatatatgtgtatatgtatatatatatatatatatatatatatgtgtgtatatgtatatatgtatatatatatatatgtatatgtatatatatgtatatgtatatatatatatgtatatgtatatatatatatgtatatgtatatatatatatatgtatatgtatatatatatatatgtatatgtatatatatatatatgtatatgtatatatatatatatgtatatgtatatatatatatatatatgtatgtatatatatatatatatatgtatgtatatgtatatatatatatatatgtatatgtatatatatatatatatgtatatatatatgtatatgtatatatatatgtatatgtatatgtatgtatatatatatgtatatgtatatatatgtatatgtatatatatatatatatgtatatatatatatatgtatgtatatatatatgtatatatgtgtatatgtatatatatatatatgtgtatatatatatatatatgtatatatatatatatatatatgtatatatatataatatatatatatgtatatatatatacatatatatacatatatacatatacatatatatatatatatacatatacatatacatatacatacatatatatatatatatatatatatatatatatatgtatgtgtatatatatatattatgtatatatatgtgtatatgtatatatatatatatacatatacacatatacatatatatacataatatacatatatatatatatatatatatatatatatatatatatatatatatatacacatatacatatatatatatatatatatatatatacatacatacatatatccatccatccattttctgagctgggataggctccagcacgcccgcgaccctggtgaggagaagcggctcagaaaatggatggatggatatatgtatgtatgtatgtgtatgtgtatatatatatgtatatgtatgtgtatatatatatgtatatgtatgtgtatatatatgtatgtgtatatatatatatatatatatatatatatatatatatatatgtataagtatatatatatatatatatgtatatgtatatatatatgtatatgtatatatatatatatgtatatgtatatatatatgtatatgtatatgtatatatatatgtatatgtatatatatatatatatatatatgtatatatatatatatatgtatatgtatatatatatatatgtataagtatatatatatatatatatatatatatatgtatatatatatacacgtgtgtatatatatatatatgtatatatatatatatatatatgtatatatatatacacgtgtatatatatatgtatatatatatatacacatgtgtatatatatatgtatatgtatatatatgtatatgtatatgtatatatgtatatgtatatatatgtatatgtatgtatatgtatgtgtgtatgtatatatatgtacatgtatatatatatatgtacatgtatatatatgtatatatatatatgtatatgtatatatatacacatatatatgtatatatgtatatatatatacatatatatatgtatatatatatatatacatatatgtatgtgtgtatatatatatatgtatgtgtgtatatatatatatgtatatgtgtatatatatgtatatatgtgtatatgtgtatatgtatatatatatatgtatatatatgtgtatatgtatatatatatatatatgtatatgtatatatatatatatgtatatgtatatatatgtatatatatatgtatatgtatatgtatatatatatgtatatgtatatatatatatatatatgtatatatatatatatatgtatatatatatatatatatatgtatatatatatatatatgtatatatatgtgtatatgtatatatatatatatatatgtatatatatatatatatgtatatatatatgtatatgtatatatatatgtatatgtatatatatatatatatgtatatatatatgtatatgtatatatatatatgtatatatatatatatgtatatatatatatgtatatatatatatatatatatgtatatatatatatatatatgtatatatatatatatatgtatatatatgtgtatatgtatatgtatatatatatatgtatatatatatatgtatatatatatatatgtatatatatatgtgtatatatgtatatatatatatgtatatatatatgtgtatatatatatatatatatatgtgtatatatatatatatatatatatatatatatgtgtatatatatatgtatatgtatatatatatgtatatatatatatgtgtatatatatatatatatatatgtgtatatatatatatatatatatatgtgtatatgtgtatatatatatattatgtatatatatgtgtatatgtatatatatgtgtatatgtatatgtatatatatgtgtatatgtatatatatatatatatatatatatatatatatacatatacacatatacacatatatacatatatatatatatatatacacatatacatatatatatacacacatacatatatgtatatatatatatatatatatatatatatatatatacatacatatatatatacatatatacatatatatatatatatatgtatatatatatgtatatatgtatatgtatgtatatgtatatatatatatatgtatatgtatatatatatatatgtatatgtatatatatatatgtatgtatatgtatatatgtatatgtatatatatatgtatgtatatatgtatatgtatatatatatatatatatatacgtatatgtatatatgtatacgtatatacatatacatatatatatatgtatgtatgtatatatatatatatatatatatatatatatatgtgtgtgtatatatatgtagtatatatatatatatatatgtatatgtatgtatatatatgtatgtatgtatgtatatatatgtatatgtatgtatatatatatatatatgtatatgtatgtatatatatgtatatgtatgtatatatatatatatatatatatatatgtatgtatgtatatgtgtgtatatatatgtatgtatgtatatgtgtgtatatatatgtaatatctatgtaatatatatatatatatatatatatataatgtatgtatgtatatggacatgtatgtatatatgttaaGCAATAGGGGTAGTTGTATAATACGCACTGtcgattttgctttttttttttttacattttttttatacatgagAAATCATGGTACATTGAGTAACAAGCTTATTTGTGGCACAAATTAAAATCATAAGTCATGGTgccactgtacatattttttccaCAGTGCTCATTTGAATTTTAGTGTACTTTTGTAGTAGCATCTTCAGTTTTTATACCCTCCATGATGCTTCTTATGATACCACTGATTTGCCTTAAACAGTTTAAAGAGGAACTACACACTGCTACCATTAAGGGTGGTCAATCAGACGCTTTAGATCACATACCATCCATTTGTGTTACATTTATCAGTTATTTCTTCGTGTGAATTTTTACTATATCAACAGCATATAGTGACATGAGTCGATGCTTCTAAAAGCAAGTGTGTGTAGTCTCTCTTTTACAGACTTTCCATCATTCTCTGGAAAAATTAAGTAATtttctgtggggaaaaaatctgCATGTCAACACTTACCAGtatattttcttattcaatAGTTTTTCCTCTTTATCCTCATTGTACAGCCAAAAACAGTTTTGTACATTACTTGTAGTATGTGGTGCATTGACTGAGGTAACTGGTGCTGCTGTATTGACACCACACAGATGTTCTGCTTATCGTCGAAAGTTTAATTGCCGTCTTCTCCCTGCCTTCTCTTACATCTCTCGTGCTTCCCCATGGTCCTCCTTCCTCTATGCGGTTCTCTGAATCAACCAGGAGCTTAACCTTGTCTTCCGCTGTCGCTCTTTTACTGAAGGTTACTCTTGAAAATGGTGTCTCCGTTTGGCGTCCTATTACAGTCTGCTCTTCATGATTTCTCAGGAAGGTCAGAGGAGACTCAGTTGAGAAGTAGTGGAAAGGAAGAGGTGGATCAAGAACAACGTCGAGAAGTGTTTGAGGAAGACCAGACGAGTCACCTGAGCGCCGATAGGCTCTCTAATACTGATGAGCCGTCAAGGCCCATTAAAGAAAACGACAGTGGCCTTAGCCAGGACTTGCAGATTGAACTGCCAGTCACAAAAGCCAGGGATGAAATAGTTCTCAGTGCTATAATTCAAGGAAATGCAACAAGTCCTCCTGAAACCCTTCCACGATTCAACTCTGATTTGGAGACAGGCACACAAATAAATGATGGTGACATTGAAGAAAATTCTAATGACATTATTGAAAAGCCAAACAAACACGATACCAATGAGGACATAAATGTGATTAAATTAGAACCAATTGTACAAGCTGTCAAAGACTCAGAATCGTGTCCCCAAGAAGAAGATATAGAAGATAACGAAACAAGTTGCCAAGTAGATGTTAATGAGTCGGAATCATGTACCGAGGAGGAAACCAATGAGATTTATTTATGTACCCAAGTGAATATCAAAGATTCTGAATCTCTTCCCCAAGAAGATATAAAAGATTCTGAATCATGTCCCAAAGAAGATCTAACAGATTCTCAGCCATGTCCCAATGTACAAGGAGCCCAAGATCCAGAAACCTGTCTCCAAGATGTCAAAGTTTTTGAATCACATCCCCAGGAAGAAGACATAAAAGATCAAGAATTATGTTGCGAAGTGGCTGCCAAAGATTCTGCATCATGCCCTCAAGAAGATGTACAAGATTCAAAATCCTATGCCCAAGTAGATGTCAAAGAATTTGAATCATGTCCTCAAGAAGATAACCTAAAAGATCCAGAATCATGTCCACAAGTAGATGTGAAAGATTGTGAATTGCTTCGTCAAGATAGCGTAcaagatttttatttatgtcccCAAGTAGATGTCAAAGATTCAGAATCTTGTCCCCAAGAAGATATAAAAGATTCTGAATCATTTCCCAAAGAAGATCTAACAGATTCTGAACCAAGTACCCAAGTACAAGGTGTCAAAAATTCAGAATCTTGTGACCAAATAGATGTGAAAGATTCTGAATCACATCCCCAAGTAGAAGACAAAAAAGATCCAGAATCTTGTCTCCAAGTAGGGGTCAAAGGTTTTGAATCACATCCCCAAGACATAATAGATCCAGAATTATGTCACCAATTGGAAGCCAAAGATTCTGAATCATGCCCTCTAGGATATACACAAAATTCTAAATCCTATCACCAAGTAGATGAAGTCAAAGATTTTGAATTGTATCCCCAAAAAGAACTAACAAATCCAGAATCTTATCCCGAAGTAGATGTGAAAGCTAATGAATTATGTCCTCAAGAAGGCATACAAAATTTTGACTTGTGTCTCAAAGTAGATGTCAAAGATTTGGAATTGTATCCCCCAAAAGACCTAAAAAATCCTGAATCATATCCCGAAGTAGATATGAAAGATACTGATTTATGTACTCAAGAAGGCATACAAGATTTTGACTTGTGTCTCCAAGTAGATGTAAAAGATTCTGAATCGCATCCCCAAGAAGACATAAAAGATCCAGAATCGTGTGCCCAAGAAGGCCTAAAAAATTCTGAATCGTGTAGCCAAGAAGACATAAACGATTCCAAATCATGTCCCCAAGTACTAGTTGTCAAAGATTCTGAACCTTGTCCACAAGCAGTAGATCCTGAGTCCAACACGGAATTGCAGCATGACACTGCTGAGGCAAGCAGCGACGAGGCAGAAAAAATCTTAACCAAGCCTCCTAAGagtgctaaaaagaaaaaaagaaagaggagagGCAAAAAGAAAGGCGGCTTCCTTGAGGAACAAACTCAACATAGGGACAAAAAGGAAGAAACTGTGACAAATCAAGAAAACATTAAGATAGCAGGCAGAGGTGTAGCTTCAGGAAACAATGGGTCTGCTGCAGAATGTGGCACTGATGGTCACACCATTGAATGCCTCATAGAATACACTGCAGGTCAAGTAGATGTAGCTGAACAGGTGGAACATGCAGAAACCTCAAATGTTCAAAATGCCAAAGAATCCCAGCTGGATCAAATGTTCAATACGGATGAGCAAAACGTACAACATTTAGGATCTGGAAAAGTACAGATAGATGAACCGGAAGCCTTTATTCAGACTTTTTCTCTCACTTTACCACTCATTCAGACAGAAACGgatcaaaatacaaataaaccaaaacaaagTTTGGAATCTCTGGAAGTCCAGGAAGGATGTATTAAGCGTTCTGAGTCAGAGGTCGTTCACAGTGGAGTTAATCGTATTTTTAACTCTGAAAGTCGTGACAAAGACTCCAGTTTAGATTACACCACTAACGTAGCGATTCCAAGCCAAGGTGGCACAAGTCCATCAGGTGTTGTCCATAATGAAGGTGAAATAAGTTCTGAAACTACAAACTGTAATAAAGACTCTGTACCCAGGTTAGATGTCGAAAGTCATGGTCAAATTCCTCATGTTGAGCCTTCTGAATGTCAGAATCATGTATCTGTGATGTTTACCCATGACATTGGTGACAGCCTCCAAGACCCAGAATGGTCACCGTCTGAGCCGACCGCTGCCGTGAATTCTGACACCCTCATCAAGGTTTCTGAGAACGTTCTCGAAAAGGAAACTTTTACAAAGCAAGAGCATGAGGAGCCAGAAGTAGAGAATGTGGACAGGTCTAGAaaggaatgtaaagaattgttCAATTTAGTCAAGCTGGAGAACTCCTCCTGTGACCTCGACAGGGAGCAGATCCTCGTAGAGACTCAGCCTGAAATAGAGAAATTGATGCATGAAGATCAGGTTGTTGAAGCTGCCTCAGACACAAAGGTGCAGACATCAGAGTCTGAGGAAGCAAGATGTGAGGTCAGTAATGACGAATTAGCCCCTGCAGAGGAACCCATGGAGCATGAAAGCAGTCAAGGTGTCCAGATAGATGAAGTGATCACTGGTCTAGGCATCTACCTACAGGACAGTGGGGAAGATtttgatgatgaagatgagaaAGGACATTCCTTTGATTTTGATGACATGGATATAGACGCAGCCATGGAGACACAGTCTGATGAAAACCTGGAGCAGCGGGAAGTTGAGGCTGGTTTTGAAGAAGTCCGATCAGATGAACACAATGCCGATATTAACAGTAATATTGAAAGTCCAAAAGATAGAGAGGTGTCTACAGATGTAGCCACACCAGAAAATCCAGAGCACCTACACGTTGAGGTACCTGTTGAAGAAGTCCTTTCAGGTGAACACAATACCATTAATAACAGTAATATTGAAAATTTGCAGGATAAAGAGGTGTGTACCCATGTTGCCACACCAGATAACGGGTTTAAACATAATTTGGTTGATGTGGAATCCTCACCTGAACATTTGAGAACTGTAGATGACAAAGAGCCTTCCAACACTGGAGTTTCAGAAACcacagacaaagacaaaatcCCCCCTCGAGCTACGTCTTTACCAGTAGAAGAAGCATTGGATGCCATTGAGAAACCGATAGACTTAAATGCAACCCACAGCAACAGAGAGATGCCACTCTCTGGAAAAGATGGGAAGAAAAATGGCAAGAAAGGCAAAAGCAAGGGCAAGGATGACTGCAAGATGACTTAGGGCTTAGATTTCTAATGCAACATGCAGtgtttttcgtttgtttgtttttgttttttttctgttcaggcAGGActtttttcctgacttttttttctgttcaggcaagactttttttcctgactttttttttctgttcaggcAGGACTTTTTTCCTGACAGCACTTTTTTCCTGACTTAATTGAGATCTAGTTTATCAATGGACATGATAAAAAATTGTTTCAGTTGTACATGCCAAAAAAAGAGCAATTAGAATGCGAATTGCAAGTTTTTTCAACAATGGTGTTACATATTGCACCACTTTTTGATGAGTGATGTTTTGGGTTCAAAAGTGAAAGTATGTTTTCTGCTTCTCCAGACGCAGCTACTTAATAGCTCATGTAGTCCActttgctttgtgtttgtgtaaagtgctagtGCGCATAATTGTTTGCCCATGTGTAATGTCACGTCAGTTTGTGTTGGTGTCTTATTTATGCTAATATGatagctaatactattgatgagcctcatgtgaaggtggtttatTTGAGTTGAATAAAGTAACTAATGAATACAGTTGTTTATGTACCATGGGTTCATGAGTGTACATGCTAGCTTCATGAAGTGAATGCTAGTATATGAAGATCTTTGTTTCAAGTGCTTTGCCATCATCTTTGGACACCTACACACAATTATGAACCCC contains:
- the lrrfip1a gene encoding myosin-2 heavy chain isoform X19, producing MTWFKFHQESLKEDSERYSRPSQTHMLSDDDERMSVGSRGSVRSDLDAVYGAGGSSLLLHKSKKKKKHKHKEKDRNGHDDEYSVLSNRASYVSSDLYSLNGVSTGRNPGSTGSYQNSLYEDTLCSGSRRFSGSNSGSHQPLEYSSYRRSNSRTSSRANSAHTSPVDNCGSVASLLRSASSSRGLPRDLDDVTVPDFSDVDDRDYLEKGSRAASALTATTLTSLGGTSSRRGSVETAITVDAETATREIKEIHELKDQIQDVESKYTQNLKEVKDALTEVEEKYRKAMVSNAQLDNEKNNLMYQVDTLKDSLIELEELLCESRREYEEKVKDFEREKHAHSVLQFQFIEMKDTLKQSEELLNEIRQLRMKQEGFAREISDLQETVEWKDKKIGALERQKEYTDAIRTERDELREEVVKLKDILKKHGIVLGPDLSINGDAGETETDVTTSGDTAPQPTQGSPTSPPEGNNMLGRSEETQLRSSGKEEVDQEQRREVFEEDQTSHLSADRLSNTDEPSRPIKENDSGLSQDLQIELPVTKARDEIVLSAIIQGNATSPPETLPRFNSDLETGTQINDGDIEENSNDIIEKPNKHDTNEDINVIKLEPIVQAVKDSESCPQEEDIEDNETSCQVDVNESESCTEEETNEIYLCTQVNIKDSESLPQEDIKDSESCPKEDLTDSQPCPNVQGAQDPETCLQDVKVFESHPQEEDIKDQELCCEVAAKDSASCPQEDVQDSKSYAQVDVKEFESCPQEDNLKDPESCPQVDVKDCELLRQDSVQDFYLCPQVDVKDSESCPQEDIKDSESFPKEDLTDSEPSTQVQGVKNSESCDQIDVKDSESHPQVEDKKDPESCLQVGVKGFESHPQDIIDPELCHQLEAKDSESCPLGYTQNSKSYHQVDEVKDFELYPQKELTNPESYPEVDVKANELCPQEGIQNFDLCLKVDVKDLELYPPKDLKNPESYPEVDMKDTDLCTQEGIQDFDLCLQVDVKDSESHPQEDIKDPESCAQEGLKNSESCSQEDINDSKSCPQVLVVKDSEPCPQAVDPESNTELQHDTAEASSDEAEKILTKPPKSAKKKKRKRRGKKKGGFLEEQTQHRDKKEETVTNQENIKIAGRGVASGNNGSAAECGTDGHTIECLIEYTAGQVDVAEQVEHAETSNVQNAKESQLDQMFNTDEQNVQHLGSGKVQIDEPEAFIQTFSLTLPLIQTETDQNTNKPKQSLESLEVQEGCIKRSESEVVHSGVNRIFNSESRDKDSSLDYTTNVAIPSQGGTSPSGVVHNEGEISSETTNCNKDSVPRLDVESHGQIPHVEPSECQNHVSVMFTHDIGDSLQDPEWSPSEPTAAVNSDTLIKVSENVLEKETFTKQEHEEPEVENVDRSRKECKELFNLVKLENSSCDLDREQILVETQPEIEKLMHEDQVVEAASDTKVQTSESEEARCEVSNDELAPAEEPMEHESSQGVQIDEVITGLGIYLQDSGEDFDDEDEKGHSFDFDDMDIDAAMETQSDENLEQREVEAGFEEVRSDEHNADINSNIESPKDREVSTDVATPENPEHLHVEVPVEEVLSGEHNTINNSNIENLQDKEVCTHVATPDNGFKHNLVDVESSPEHLRTVDDKEPSNTGVSETTDKDKIPPRATSLPVEEALDAIEKPIDLNATHSNREMPLSGKDGKKNGKKGKSKGKDDCKMT
- the lrrfip1a gene encoding myosin-2 heavy chain isoform X28, yielding MGTQGTGRKRNSNKERSTAEDDALNLIAREAEARLAAKRAARAEAREIRMRELERQQKELSDDDERMSVGSRGSVRVDDRDYLEKGSRAASALTATTLTSLGGTSSRRGSVETAITVDAETATREIKEIHELKDQIQDVESKYTQNLKEVKDALTEVEEKYRKAMVSNAQLDNEKNNLMYQVDTLKDSLIELEELLCESRREYEEKVKDFEREKHAHSVLQFQFIEMKDTLKQSEELLNEIRQLRMKQEGFAREISDLQETVEWKDKKIGALERQKEYTDAIRTERDELREEVVKLKDILKKHGIVLGPDLSINGDAGETETDVTTSGDTAPQPTQGSPTSPPEGNNMLGRSEETQLRSSGKEEVDQEQRREVFEEDQTSHLSADRLSNTDEPSRPIKENDSGLSQDLQIELPVTKARDEIVLSAIIQGNATSPPETLPRFNSDLETGTQINDGDIEENSNDIIEKPNKHDTNEDINVIKLEPIVQAVKDSESCPQEEDIEDNETSCQVDVNESESCTEEETNEIYLCTQVNIKDSESLPQEDIKDSESCPKEDLTDSQPCPNVQGAQDPETCLQDVKVFESHPQEEDIKDQELCCEVAAKDSASCPQEDVQDSKSYAQVDVKEFESCPQEDNLKDPESCPQVDVKDCELLRQDSVQDFYLCPQVDVKDSESCPQEDIKDSESFPKEDLTDSEPSTQVQGVKNSESCDQIDVKDSESHPQVEDKKDPESCLQVGVKGFESHPQDIIDPELCHQLEAKDSESCPLGYTQNSKSYHQVDEVKDFELYPQKELTNPESYPEVDVKANELCPQEGIQNFDLCLKVDVKDLELYPPKDLKNPESYPEVDMKDTDLCTQEGIQDFDLCLQVDVKDSESHPQEDIKDPESCAQEGLKNSESCSQEDINDSKSCPQVLVVKDSEPCPQAVDPESNTELQHDTAEASSDEAEKILTKPPKSAKKKKRKRRGKKKGGFLEEQTQHRDKKEETVTNQENIKIAGRGVASGNNGSAAECGTDGHTIECLIEYTAGQVDVAEQVEHAETSNVQNAKESQLDQMFNTDEQNVQHLGSGKVQIDEPEAFIQTFSLTLPLIQTETDQNTNKPKQSLESLEVQEGCIKRSESEVVHSGVNRIFNSESRDKDSSLDYTTNVAIPSQGGTSPSGVVHNEGEISSETTNCNKDSVPRLDVESHGQIPHVEPSECQNHVSVMFTHDIGDSLQDPEWSPSEPTAAVNSDTLIKVSENVLEKETFTKQEHEEPEVENVDRSRKECKELFNLVKLENSSCDLDREQILVETQPEIEKLMHEDQVVEAASDTKVQTSESEEARCEVSNDELAPAEEPMEHESSQGVQIDEVITGLGIYLQDSGEDFDDEDEKGHSFDFDDMDIDAAMETQSDENLEQREVEAGFEEVRSDEHNADINSNIESPKDREVSTDVATPENPEHLHVEVPVEEVLSGEHNTINNSNIENLQDKEVCTHVATPDNGFKHNLVDVESSPEHLRTVDDKEPSNTGVSETTDKDKIPPRATSLPVEEALDAIEKPIDLNATHSNREMPLSGKDGKKNGKKGKSKGKDDCKMT